The following proteins are encoded in a genomic region of Grus americana isolate bGruAme1 chromosome 5, bGruAme1.mat, whole genome shotgun sequence:
- the BTBD18 gene encoding BTB/POZ domain-containing protein 18, translated as MSSPLATPRLLYRSTRLLRTAFQHLHQQQQRADVFCDVVLQAEGEAVVAHCCVLSVGSPFFMEQLGRELPPRGHRVVLELGGLKIWALRKLVRFLYTAELEATREEVQEVLAAARRLRVTELESLQLRGGRLVRLGPQRQLDRSCLRPPQHGSPMAEGGSAQPGTAGIPPGSTGVSPQGWPSSPGTTRSSPGPVGRVKLRKVESRGCWEVVRERQPPAMPSPVAASDGEVTELQPPPDVGALGRTDRRSAARRPPRAAWRKQSQVSPTPQQGCRQVVPPGGDPGDPEEEEVDVGMAEPCLPPGTVCVWPCPSSESDEEVDVLT; from the exons ATGAGCTCTCCGTTGGCCACCCCGAGGCTGCTGTACCGCAGCACCCGCCTGCTCCGCACGGCCTTCCAgcacctccaccagcagcagcagcgagcgGATGTCTTTTGCGATGTGGTCCTGCAGGCTGAAG GTGAGGCAGTGGTGGCCCACTGCTGCGTCCTCTCCGTTGGCAGCCCCTTCTTCATGGAGCAGCTGGGCCGGGAGCTGCCCCCCCGGGGTCACAGGgtggtgctggagctgggggggctaAAGATCTGGGCGCTGCGCAAGCTGGTGCGCTTCCTCTACACCGCCGAGCTGGAGGCCACACGGGAGGAGGtgcaggaggtgctggcagctgcccgACGCCTCCGTGTCACCGAGCTCGAGTCACTGCAGCTGCGGGGGGGACGCCTGGTGAGGCTGGGACCCCAGCGGCAACTCGACCGCTCCTGCCTGCGCCCCCCCCAGCATGGCTCCCCCATGGCAGAGGGTGGCAGCGCCCAGCCCGGCACTGCCGGCATCCCCCCCGGGAGCACTGGTGTGTCCCCGCAGGGGTGGCCATCCTCTCCAGGCACCACACgctccagccccggccccgTGGGGCGGGTGAAGCTGCGGAAGGTGGAGAgcagggggtgctgggaggtggTACGGGAGAGGCAGCCCCCCGCTATGCCCAGCCCTGTGGCAGCGAGTGACGGGGAGGTGACAGAACTGCAGCCCCCGCCGGATGTGGGTGCACTGGGGCGAACAGACAGGCGCTCCGCTGCCCGGCGGCCCCCCCGGGCGGCCTGGAGGAAGCAGAGCCAGGTGTCCCCCACAccccagcagggctgcaggcaggtggTGCCACCAGGGGGGGACCCAGGCGaccccgaggaggaggaggtggacgTGGGGATGGCGGAGCCGTGCCTGCCCCCCGGCACCGTCTGTGTCTGGCCCTGCCCCTCGTCTGAGTCGGATGAGGAGGTGGACGTCCTCACCTAG
- the SELENOH gene encoding selenoprotein H, with amino-acid sequence MAPRGRKRGARQPPAAEAPEQAGAPQKRARSQAEGSPGGTGPRIVIEHCKSURVFGRNAAAVSEALRGAVAHLPVEINPRQPRRNSFEVSLVKEDGSTVELWSGIGKGPPRKLKFPQPEAVVEALKSSLA; translated from the exons ATGGCTCCCCGCGGGAGGAAGCGCGGGGCCCGGCAGCCGCCGGCGGCCGAGGCACCGGAGCAGGCGGGTGCCCCGCAGAAGCGGGCGCGCTCCCAGGCCGAGGGCAGCCCGGGGGGCACCGGCCCCCGCATCGTCATCGAGCACTG caAGAGCTGACGGGTGTTCGGGCGCAACGCGGCGGCAGTGAGCGAGGCCCTGCGCGGGGCCGTGGCCCACCTCCCCGTGGAGATCAACCCCCGGCAGCCGCGCAGGAACAGCTTCGAGGTGTCCCTGGTGAAGGAGGACGGCAGCA CCGTGGAGCTGTGGAGCGGCATTGGGAAGGGGCCCCCCCGCAAGCTGAAGTTCCCCCAGCCAGAGGCTGTGGTGGAAGCCCTCAAGAGCAGCTTGGCGTAG
- the TMX2 gene encoding thioredoxin-related transmembrane protein 2 isoform X2 yields the protein MAVVAPLLALLYSVPGLCRWLVRPYYPLSALLATAFLLVRKVPPLCQGLPSQREDGNPCDFDWREVEILMFLSAIVMMKNRRSITVEQHIGNIFMFSKVANAILFFRLDIRMGLLYLTLCIVFLMTCKPPLYMGPEYIKYFSDKTIDEELDRDKRVTWIVEFFANWSSECQSFAPIFADLSLKYNCSGLHFGKVDVGRYTDVSTRYKVSTSPLTKQLPTLILFQGGIETMRRPQIDKKGRAVSWTFSEENVIREFNLNELYQKAKKQSKPREEGPEEPPGVQAAAGHPNGETKKDK from the exons ATGGCGGTGGTGGCGCCGCTGCTGGCGCTGCTGTACTCGGTGCCGGGGCTGTGCCGCTGGCTGGTGCGGCCCTACTACCCGCTCTCCGCCCTGCTCGCCACCGCCTTCCTGCTCGTCCGCAAGGTCCCGCCGCTCTGCCAAGGGCTGCCCTCCCAGCGTGAGGACGGCAACCCCTGCGACTTCGACTGG CGGGAGGTGGAGATCCTCATGTTCCTCAGCGCCATCGTGATGATGAAGAACCGACGCTCCA tCACCGTGGAGCAGCACATCGGGAACATTTTCATGTTCAGCAAAGTAGCGAACGCCATCCTCTTCTTCCGCCTCGACATTCGCATGGGCCTGCTCTACCTCACGCTCTGCATAG TGTTCCTGATGACCTGCAAGCCGCCCCTCTACATGGGCCCCGAGTACATCAAGTACTTCAGCGACAAGACCATAGAT gaggagctggaccGGGACAAGCGGGTGACCTGGATCGTCGAGTTCTTCGCCAACTGGTCCAGCGAGTGCCAGTCCTTTGCCCCCATCTTTGCCGACCTCTCTCTCAA gtaCAACTGCTCGGGGCTGCACTTCGGGAAGGTGGACGTCGGCCGGTACACGGATGTCAGCACCAG GTACAAGGTCAGCACCTCGCCCCTCACCAAGCAGCTGCCCACCCTCATCCTCTTCCAGGGCGGGATAGAGACCATGCGCCGGCCGCAGATCGACAAGAAGGGCCGGGCCGTGTCCTGGACCTTCTCCGAG GAGAACGTGATCCGGGAGTTCAACCTCAACGAGCTCTACCAGAAGGCCAAGAAGCAGTCGAAGCCGCGGGAGGAGGGGCCCGAGGAGCCCCCTggagtgcaggcagctgccggaCACCCCAACGGGGAGACCAAGAAGGACAAGTAG
- the TMX2 gene encoding thioredoxin-related transmembrane protein 2 isoform X1 — protein MAVVAPLLALLYSVPGLCRWLVRPYYPLSALLATAFLLVRKVPPLCQGLPSQREDGNPCDFDWREVEILMFLSAIVMMKNRRSITVEQHIGNIFMFSKVANAILFFRLDIRMGLLYLTLCIVFLMTCKPPLYMGPEYIKYFSDKTIDEELDRDKRVTWIVEFFANWSSECQSFAPIFADLSLKYNCSGLHFGKVDVGRYTDVSTRSGGRWPGQQGLCRAESPGVPPPAPSSCLGVTAILSCSCRRYKVSTSPLTKQLPTLILFQGGIETMRRPQIDKKGRAVSWTFSEENVIREFNLNELYQKAKKQSKPREEGPEEPPGVQAAAGHPNGETKKDK, from the exons ATGGCGGTGGTGGCGCCGCTGCTGGCGCTGCTGTACTCGGTGCCGGGGCTGTGCCGCTGGCTGGTGCGGCCCTACTACCCGCTCTCCGCCCTGCTCGCCACCGCCTTCCTGCTCGTCCGCAAGGTCCCGCCGCTCTGCCAAGGGCTGCCCTCCCAGCGTGAGGACGGCAACCCCTGCGACTTCGACTGG CGGGAGGTGGAGATCCTCATGTTCCTCAGCGCCATCGTGATGATGAAGAACCGACGCTCCA tCACCGTGGAGCAGCACATCGGGAACATTTTCATGTTCAGCAAAGTAGCGAACGCCATCCTCTTCTTCCGCCTCGACATTCGCATGGGCCTGCTCTACCTCACGCTCTGCATAG TGTTCCTGATGACCTGCAAGCCGCCCCTCTACATGGGCCCCGAGTACATCAAGTACTTCAGCGACAAGACCATAGAT gaggagctggaccGGGACAAGCGGGTGACCTGGATCGTCGAGTTCTTCGCCAACTGGTCCAGCGAGTGCCAGTCCTTTGCCCCCATCTTTGCCGACCTCTCTCTCAA gtaCAACTGCTCGGGGCTGCACTTCGGGAAGGTGGACGTCGGCCGGTACACGGATGTCAGCACCAGGTCTGGCGGGAGGTGGCCTGGGCAGCAGGGCCTGTGCCGGGCAGAGTCCCCAGgagtcccccccccagccccctccagcTGCCTGGGAGTCACCGccatcctctcctgctcctgtcGCAGGTACAAGGTCAGCACCTCGCCCCTCACCAAGCAGCTGCCCACCCTCATCCTCTTCCAGGGCGGGATAGAGACCATGCGCCGGCCGCAGATCGACAAGAAGGGCCGGGCCGTGTCCTGGACCTTCTCCGAG GAGAACGTGATCCGGGAGTTCAACCTCAACGAGCTCTACCAGAAGGCCAAGAAGCAGTCGAAGCCGCGGGAGGAGGGGCCCGAGGAGCCCCCTggagtgcaggcagctgccggaCACCCCAACGGGGAGACCAAGAAGGACAAGTAG
- the MED19 gene encoding mediator of RNA polymerase II transcription subunit 19, which yields MENFSALFGGAEPPPAAAAAALGFGPAKAPGAGSAPPPAAAAPPPGEDAARKAASGPFYLLRELPGTTELTGSTNLITHYNLEHAYNKFCGKKVKEKLSNFLPDLPGMIDLPGSHDNSSLRSLIEKPPICGSSFTPLTGTMLTGFRLHAGPLPEQCRLMHIQPPKKKNKHKHKQSRTQDPVPPETPSDSDHKKKKKKKEEDPERKRKKKEKKKKKNRHSPEHPGVGSSQASSSSSLR from the exons ATGGAGAACTTCTCGGCGCTGTTCGGCGGGGCCgagccgccgcccgccgccgccgccgcggccctGGGCTTCGGACCCGCCAAGGCGCCAGGCGCCGGGTccgcgccgcctcccgccgccgccgcgccgccgccgggcgAGGACGCGGCCCGCAAGGCCGCCTCCGGCCCCTTCTACCTACTGCGGGAGCTGCCAG GCACCACGGAGCTGACGGGCAGCACCAACCTGATCACGCACTACAACCTGGAGCACGCCTACAACAAGTTCTGCGGCAAGAAGGTGAAGGAGAAGCTCAGCAACTTCCTCCCTGACCTGCCCGGCATGATCGACCTGCCCGGCTCCCACGACAACAGCAGCCTGCGCTCCCTCATCGAGAAGCCCCCCATCTGCGGCAGCTCCTTCACCCCCCTCACCGGCACCATGCTGACGGGCTTCCGTCTCCACGCTGGCCCG ctgcccgAGCAGTGCCGGCTGATGCACATCCAGCCACCCAAGAAGAAGAACAAGCACAAGCACAAGCAGAGCCGCACCCAGGATCCTGTCCCCCCAG AAACCCCCTCAGACTCCGaccacaagaagaaaaagaagaaaaaagaggaagatcCGGAAcggaagaggaagaagaaagagaagaagaaaaagaag AACCGGCACAGCCCAGAGCACCCGGGGGTGGGCAGCTcccaggccagcagcagcagcagcttgcgGTGA
- the ZDHHC5 gene encoding palmitoyltransferase ZDHHC5: MPAASGKRFKPSKYVPVSAAAIFLVGATTLFFAFTCPGLSLYVSPVIPAYNAVVFLFVLANFSMATFMDPGIFPRAEEDEDKEDDFRAPLYKTVEIKGIQVRMKWCATCRFYRPPRCSHCSVCDNCVEEFDHHCPWVNNCIGRRNYRYFFLFLLSLTTHIMGVFGFGLLYVLYRVEELSGVRMAVTMVVMCVAGLFFIPVAGLTGFHVVLVARGRTTNEQVTGKFRGGVNPFTNGCCKNVSRVLCSSPAPRYLGRPKAEQTVLVRPPFLRPEVSDGQITVKIMDNGIQTELKRTKSKGSLEVTESQSADAEPPPPPKPDLSRYAGLRTHLTLATTEDSSLLGKDSPPTPTMYKYRPGYSSSSSSAALPHSTSAKLSRVNSLKEPNSICEGSHKPSYRSEPSLEPESFRSPTFGKSFHFDPLSSGSRSSSLKSAQGTGFEMGHLQSIRSEGTTSTSYKSLVNQTRNGSLSYDSLLTPSDSPDFESVQAGPEPDPPVGYTSPFLSARIAQQRETDLHGRFASAVSPKHAPPREPSPVRYDNLSRHIVASIQEREKLLQQPPAPGREEDAGLADSGIQSTPGSSNAPRTSSSSDDSKRSPLGKNPLTRPAPPRFGKPEPPHALRVRSLGSPDQPAAPHLGKSVSYSSQKPASQASVPETEEVALQPLLAPKDEVQMRTAYSKSNGQPKSLGSAPPGPGQVPLSSPTRGGVKKVSGVGGTTYEISV, encoded by the exons GTGCCCGGGGCTCAGTCTCTACGTCTCCCCAGTCATTCCTGCCTACAATGCCGTCGTCTTCCTCTTCGTGCTGGCCAACTTCAGTATGGCCACCTTCATGGACCCAGGCATATTCCCCCGAG CTGAGGAGGACGAGGACAAGGAGGACGACTTCCGAGCTCCGCTCTACAAGACGGTGGAGATCAAGGGCATTCAGGTGCGCATGAAATGGTGTGCAACCTGCCGCTTCTACCGGCCGCCGCGCTGCTCCCACTGCAGCGTCTGCGACAACTGCGTGGAG GAGTTTGACCATCACTGCCCCTGGGTCAACAACTGCATCGGGCGGCGCAATTACcgttatttcttcctcttcttgctGTCGCTCACCACGCACATCATGGGGGTGTTTGGCTTTGGCCTCCTCTACGTCCTCTACCGGGTGGAGGAGCTTTCTGGCGTCCGCATGGCGGTCAC TATGGTGGTGATGTGCGTGGCTGGCTTATTCTTCATTCCCGTGGCTGGCCTGACGGGGTTCCACGTGGTGCTCGTGGCGAGGGGCCGTACTACCAACGAACAG GTGACGGGCAAGTTCCGCGGCGGTGTCAACCCCTTCACCAACGGTTGCTGTAAGAACGTCAGCCGGGTCCTCTGCAGCTCCCCGGCCCCCAG GTACCTCGGGCGCCCAAAGGCCGAGCAGACGGtgctggtgagaccccccttCTTGCGGCCCGAGGTCTCAGACGGTCAGATCACTGTCAAGATCATGGACAACGGTATCCAGACAGAGCTGAAGAGGACGAAG TCCAAAGGAAGCCTGGAGGTGACGGAGAGCCAGTCTGCTGACGCTGAACCGCCACCCCCACCTAAGCCAGACCTCAGCCGCTACGCAGGCCTGAGGACACACTTAACCCTGGCCACCACCGAGG ACAGCAGCTTGCTAGGCAAGGACAGCCCCCCGACCCCCACCATGTACAAGTACCGGCCCggctacagcagcagcagcagctcggCGGCCTTGCCCCACTCCACCAGCGCCAAG CTGAGCCGAGTGAACAGCCTGAAGGAGCCCAACTCCATCTGTGAGGGCAGCCACAAGCCCAGCTACCGCTCGGAGCCGAGCCTGGAGCCCGAGAGCTTCCGCTCACCCACCTTTGGCAAGAGCTTTCACTTTGACCCGCTCTCCAGCGGCTCCCGCTCCTCCAGCCTCAAGTCGGCCCAGGGCACGGGCTTCGAGATGGGCCACCTCCAGTCCATCCGCTCGGAGGGCACCACCTCCACCTCCTACAAGAGCCTGGTGAACCAGACGCGCAACGGCAGCCTGTCGTACGACAGCCTGCTCACGCCCTCCGACAGCCCCGACTTCGAGTCGGTGCAGGCGGGTCCGGAGCCCGACCCGCCGGTGGGTTACACCTCGCCCTTCCTCTCGGCCCGCATCGCCCAGCAGAGAGAGACCGACCTGCACGGCCGCTTCGCCAGCGCCGTCTCCCCCAAGCACGCGCCGCCCCGCGAGCCCTCGCCCGTGCGCTATGACAATCTCTCCCGCCACATCGTGGCCTCCATTCAGGAGCgggagaagctgctgcagcagccgccggccccgggcagggaggaggatgcGGGGCTGGCGGACTCGGGCATCCAGTCGACGCCGGGCTCCAGCAACGCCCCCCGCACCAGCTCTTCCTCGGACGATTCGAAGCGCTCGCCCCTGGGCAAGAACCCGCTCACCCGCCCGGCCCCACCCCGCTTTGGCAAGCCCGAGCCCCCCCACGCGCTGCGGGTGCGCTCCCTCGGCTCCCCCGACcagcccgccgccccccaccTGGGAAAATCCGTGTCTTACAGCAGCCAAAAACCAGCGTCTCAGGCCAGCGTCCCCGAGACGGAGGAGGTGGCCTTGCAGCCCTTACTGGCACCAAA GGATGAGGTGCAGATGAGAACAGCCTACAGCAAGTCCAATGGGCAGCCCAAGAGCCTGGGCTCGGCCCCCCCGGGCCCAGGGCAGGTGCCCCTCAGCAGCCCCACCCGTGGAGGAGTCAAGAAGGTCTCTGGCGTGGGGGGGACCACCTACGAGATCTCGGTATGA